The following coding sequences are from one Candidatus Nitrohelix vancouverensis window:
- the nth gene encoding endonuclease III has translation MNAVDSKTVNRIYAKLKKSLPDARSELDYKNCFELLIAVILSAQATDKSVNKATGELYKSYNTPQGLIECGETRLRSYIKTIGLAPTKAKNIIKTCQILLAQYEGQVPDDREALESLPGVGRKTANVVLNEGFGKPTIAVDTHVFRLANRTGLAPGKNVLMTEMKLLEVTPKKWLKDAHRYLILHGRYVCTAKNFKCGACAIRSECEFPDKTSS, from the coding sequence ATTAACGCAGTGGATTCAAAAACCGTCAATCGAATCTACGCCAAGCTGAAGAAAAGCCTTCCAGACGCGCGCTCGGAACTCGATTATAAAAATTGCTTTGAGCTATTAATCGCAGTGATACTCAGCGCGCAAGCCACCGACAAATCCGTCAACAAAGCCACCGGCGAACTTTATAAATCCTATAACACCCCGCAAGGTTTGATTGAATGCGGTGAAACACGCCTGCGATCCTATATCAAAACAATCGGTCTGGCCCCCACTAAAGCGAAGAATATTATAAAGACCTGCCAAATACTTCTCGCTCAATATGAAGGTCAGGTACCGGATGATCGTGAGGCTCTGGAGAGTTTGCCAGGCGTCGGACGAAAGACCGCTAATGTGGTCTTGAATGAAGGATTTGGAAAACCGACGATTGCAGTGGACACGCATGTTTTTCGGCTAGCCAATCGAACCGGTCTCGCTCCGGGAAAAAATGTGCTCATGACAGAAATGAAACTTTTAGAAGTAACGCCTAAGAAATGGCTGAAAGACGCGCATCGCTATCTGATTCTTCACGGTCGTTATGTGTGCACAGCGAAAAACTTTAAGTGCGGCGCCTGCGCGATTCGATCCGAATGTGAATTTCCCGACAAGACATCTAGCTGA
- a CDS encoding M14 family metallocarboxypeptidase, with protein MIESYYSKIVQRLEAWSAHSDTPILEIGRSPAGDALMRIDKGVQRPHRALISAGIHGDEPGGVEAVCAMLENNLLDDFLNDWEFVILPCINPDGLNRGTRNNSMDQDLNRLFNTYPPPEEVKCVQDIFERPFDLTLELHEDTESNGYYLYQKIRRHDCERFGGLILRDVQLITPLNLSNEIDGHVAEGGMIEVSKQPVQLEFWPMAFYAYHKGANACLTLETPGGEALERRVEAHCAAVPSALRHYQELFV; from the coding sequence GTGATTGAATCCTACTATTCAAAAATCGTTCAACGGTTGGAGGCATGGTCTGCGCATAGCGACACGCCAATACTTGAAATCGGTCGATCCCCTGCAGGCGATGCATTGATGCGTATTGACAAGGGAGTTCAACGCCCCCATCGCGCTCTAATATCCGCAGGCATTCACGGGGACGAACCCGGCGGCGTCGAAGCTGTTTGCGCAATGCTGGAAAACAATCTACTGGATGATTTTCTCAATGACTGGGAATTTGTGATTCTGCCCTGCATCAATCCCGACGGCTTGAATCGGGGCACGCGTAACAATTCGATGGATCAGGACTTGAATCGCTTATTCAATACCTACCCTCCCCCAGAGGAAGTGAAATGCGTTCAGGATATTTTTGAACGCCCCTTTGATCTGACGCTGGAATTGCATGAGGACACAGAATCAAACGGCTATTATCTCTATCAAAAAATCAGGCGACATGATTGCGAAAGGTTTGGAGGATTGATTTTGAGAGATGTTCAACTCATCACGCCGCTGAATTTGTCCAATGAGATTGACGGTCATGTGGCTGAAGGCGGAATGATTGAAGTGTCAAAACAACCCGTACAACTGGAGTTTTGGCCAATGGCGTTTTACGCCTATCACAAAGGCGCCAACGCCTGCCTCACTTTGGAAACGCCTGGCGGCGAAGCTCTTGAGCGGCGTGTTGAAGCGCATTGTGCCGCAGTGCCCAGCGCCTTGCGGCATTATCAAGAATTGTTTGTCTGA
- a CDS encoding LysM peptidoglycan-binding domain-containing protein produces MVFKLTIRVVLAVFVFAFLSLPAQASLPKLQPADETHFAIPHGFEDRVAFWVDVYSKHSTSHAIVHDSNDLSIVYEVVDLGSNRLSRRERDRITDKVKAGYKKILRKLARAKNFTGLSNKEMAVYRLVKKDFNKAARSIRVQIGQKDRFRGGIERSGLYMEEIERIIRNHGLPIELSVLPHVESSFQLSAYSSAGAAGIWQFTRGTGRMFMKIGYDVDERLDPILATTAAAKLLKLNYKNLKNWPLAITAYNHGLQGMKRAQKKHGSNIKRVVDSYRSRIFGFASKNFYAEFLAALHVVRNKEKYFPNLNIMLPVKMTSLHFTDYVHVDTLIDHWGMTLEEIKEYNPSLRKPVLSGEKRIPMGFVFKAPQRSYAKLASLYDTIPQSRKYSSQVRSKWHTVSRGDTLSGIALRYGTSVQKLKNYNNIGRKNRIYAGQVLNLPGTGRSRHSSQERETIQRVNLGDRQMVRYKIRKRDNLTKIARRFNTDIKELARLNRINDLHSIHPGQWLKIPASKALIQNENEPEKVIQIARKESSAIALSVNKRDVKPTADKLGQVKLAHLERLNQNRPAFRPVSFNVEKKNNAASDPNVGWITVDFDETLSHYAEWAGVSVRKVLRFNGLSRQASLSINERVKVPLNRVTPDEFEERRQEYHKAIQEDFFNNYEIKRLVVRNVKKGETLWEICNDNIIIPFWLLSSYNTDKNINSLSVGEPIVIPMIAPIA; encoded by the coding sequence TTGGTATTTAAATTAACAATACGCGTCGTTCTGGCAGTGTTCGTTTTTGCCTTCCTTTCTTTGCCGGCGCAAGCCAGTTTACCCAAGCTACAACCCGCTGACGAAACGCATTTCGCAATTCCCCATGGATTTGAGGATCGCGTTGCATTTTGGGTCGACGTTTACTCAAAACATTCAACCAGCCATGCGATCGTTCATGACTCCAATGATCTGAGTATCGTTTATGAAGTGGTGGATTTGGGGAGCAACCGCTTGTCAAGAAGAGAGAGAGATCGCATCACAGACAAGGTCAAGGCGGGCTACAAAAAAATACTGAGAAAACTGGCGCGCGCAAAGAATTTCACAGGTTTATCGAATAAGGAAATGGCGGTTTACCGTCTGGTCAAAAAAGATTTTAACAAGGCGGCGCGAAGTATTCGGGTACAGATTGGGCAGAAAGATCGTTTTAGAGGTGGGATCGAGCGTTCGGGTCTGTATATGGAGGAGATTGAGAGGATCATCCGCAATCACGGATTGCCCATTGAACTTTCCGTTCTTCCTCACGTTGAATCCTCTTTTCAGCTGTCGGCCTATTCGAGCGCTGGAGCGGCTGGGATCTGGCAGTTCACTCGCGGAACAGGACGGATGTTTATGAAGATTGGCTACGACGTGGATGAACGTCTGGACCCGATCCTGGCAACGACTGCGGCCGCCAAATTGCTTAAATTGAATTACAAAAATCTAAAGAATTGGCCCTTGGCGATTACGGCATACAACCACGGTTTGCAGGGAATGAAACGTGCGCAAAAAAAACATGGATCAAATATAAAACGAGTGGTTGATTCTTATCGCAGTCGCATCTTTGGCTTTGCCTCAAAGAACTTTTACGCGGAATTTCTTGCGGCCTTGCATGTTGTCAGGAATAAAGAGAAATATTTTCCTAATTTGAACATCATGCTCCCTGTCAAGATGACGTCCTTGCATTTTACTGATTACGTTCACGTGGATACATTGATTGACCATTGGGGAATGACGCTTGAGGAGATTAAAGAATATAATCCTTCTTTGCGAAAACCGGTTTTGTCTGGTGAAAAACGTATTCCCATGGGTTTTGTTTTCAAAGCCCCGCAACGAAGCTATGCGAAATTGGCATCGCTTTATGACACGATTCCTCAGAGCAGAAAGTATTCGAGTCAGGTGCGCTCCAAATGGCATACCGTAAGCAGAGGGGATACCTTGTCAGGGATCGCTTTGCGATATGGAACCAGCGTTCAAAAATTAAAGAACTATAATAATATTGGTCGGAAAAACCGAATCTATGCAGGGCAGGTATTGAATCTTCCCGGTACGGGCCGGAGCCGCCACTCTTCTCAAGAGAGAGAAACTATTCAGCGCGTTAATCTGGGTGACCGGCAGATGGTGCGCTACAAAATTCGCAAGAGAGACAATCTCACAAAAATTGCGCGGCGCTTCAATACCGACATCAAGGAATTGGCTCGATTGAACCGCATCAACGATCTTCACTCGATTCACCCGGGGCAATGGCTGAAAATCCCCGCTTCCAAGGCTCTCATCCAGAACGAAAACGAGCCGGAAAAAGTCATTCAGATCGCACGCAAAGAAAGCTCTGCTATCGCCTTGTCTGTTAATAAAAGGGATGTTAAACCGACTGCAGATAAATTAGGTCAAGTTAAACTGGCTCACTTGGAACGACTCAATCAGAATCGTCCCGCCTTTCGTCCGGTTTCATTCAATGTGGAGAAAAAAAATAATGCGGCGAGTGATCCCAATGTGGGATGGATCACCGTTGATTTCGACGAAACTCTCAGTCATTACGCTGAATGGGCTGGCGTCTCTGTGAGAAAAGTTTTGCGCTTCAATGGGCTGAGCCGTCAAGCGTCATTATCTATCAATGAGCGGGTGAAGGTTCCTCTGAATCGAGTCACGCCGGACGAGTTTGAAGAACGACGTCAGGAATATCATAAAGCGATTCAGGAAGACTTTTTTAACAACTACGAAATCAAGCGGCTGGTTGTTAGAAATGTGAAAAAAGGGGAAACCTTGTGGGAAATTTGTAACGACAACATTATCATTCCCTTTTGGTTGCTCAGCAGTTACAACACCGACAAAAACATCAATTCTCTTTCCGTTGGCGAACCGATCGTGATTCCCATGATCGCTCCTATCGCTTAA
- a CDS encoding EscU/YscU/HrcU family type III secretion system export apparatus switch protein, with protein sequence MNPANAPHRKTAVTLKYDAQKDEAPRVTAKGKGGVAEKIIELARQNGIPIKEDPDLTSVLSQIDVGKDIPPSLYKVVAELLTFVYQVNKKYTGPS encoded by the coding sequence ATGAATCCAGCCAACGCGCCTCATAGAAAGACTGCGGTCACATTAAAATATGACGCTCAAAAAGATGAGGCCCCCCGTGTCACAGCAAAAGGGAAGGGGGGCGTCGCTGAAAAAATCATCGAACTGGCGCGGCAAAACGGAATTCCAATCAAAGAAGACCCGGATCTGACAAGCGTGCTCTCGCAGATTGATGTGGGAAAGGATATTCCCCCGTCTTTATATAAAGTGGTTGCGGAGTTGCTGACCTTTGTCTATCAGGTCAATAAAAAATATACCGGTCCTTCATGA